In a single window of the Bacteroides acidifaciens genome:
- a CDS encoding glycoside hydrolase family 76 protein yields MKNYIVSFSKKALLLGGVTLTMFAACDDGELSDIYKGSSSGEYVSDVNWTDAANTSTETYIKYFFENAGGRDTFCGSIYWEKPNTPETGEPTSTGGSGGWSQGHALDIVIDAYIRHADDPAYQADLYENIMKPFLPAFDDWNEHCGYGGKDFWNNFYDDMEWMALACLRVYELTGDEDYYSALMKMWDHIKGAKNDYKGVGGMAWKTDAPASRMACSNGPGCLLAMKLYKLTVKEAKEGWEDKAAYYLNFAKEVYNWMTAYLCDTSTGQVYDNLGIKDDGTPGDPDKVALSYNQGTFMASALALYNATGEEEYLRNAVAFGSYQVNKKMDSNYPVFSGEGNSGDNLLFRGIFVRYFLDMVKQPVSSVYPEKTRNKFIAALRSCSDVLWTLAHPEGYYVWEYDWAKAPKFGNRDNREDRLTISLNAEVPGATMIEIRARYEDWVQGKASEEANWVGPEFGKKAGE; encoded by the coding sequence ATGAAGAACTATATAGTATCATTTTCAAAAAAGGCTTTGCTCTTGGGCGGTGTTACGTTAACCATGTTCGCTGCCTGTGACGACGGCGAATTGAGTGACATCTACAAAGGGAGTTCATCCGGCGAATATGTGTCGGATGTAAACTGGACGGATGCTGCCAATACAAGTACCGAAACTTACATCAAATATTTCTTTGAGAATGCCGGCGGACGGGATACTTTCTGCGGAAGCATTTATTGGGAAAAACCGAATACACCGGAAACCGGAGAACCTACAAGTACAGGGGGCAGCGGCGGATGGTCGCAAGGACATGCGCTGGATATAGTCATCGACGCTTATATCCGTCATGCAGACGATCCTGCTTATCAGGCCGATTTGTATGAGAACATAATGAAACCGTTCCTTCCGGCTTTTGACGACTGGAATGAGCATTGCGGTTATGGTGGCAAGGACTTCTGGAATAACTTCTATGATGATATGGAGTGGATGGCATTGGCTTGCCTGCGGGTGTACGAGCTGACGGGCGACGAAGACTATTACAGTGCCTTGATGAAAATGTGGGATCATATCAAGGGAGCCAAGAATGACTATAAAGGAGTAGGCGGCATGGCATGGAAAACGGATGCGCCGGCTTCACGTATGGCTTGTTCAAATGGCCCCGGTTGTCTTTTGGCTATGAAACTGTACAAGCTGACTGTCAAAGAAGCGAAAGAGGGATGGGAGGATAAGGCGGCTTATTATCTCAACTTTGCCAAAGAGGTGTACAACTGGATGACTGCTTATCTGTGTGACACGTCGACCGGACAGGTATATGATAACTTGGGAATCAAGGATGACGGCACTCCGGGTGACCCGGATAAAGTGGCTCTGTCTTACAATCAGGGAACATTCATGGCATCTGCTCTGGCACTCTACAATGCCACCGGTGAGGAGGAATATCTCCGTAACGCTGTTGCTTTCGGTTCTTATCAGGTGAATAAGAAAATGGATTCCAATTATCCGGTATTCAGCGGGGAGGGTAATTCCGGTGATAATCTTTTGTTCCGGGGAATCTTTGTCCGTTATTTCCTGGATATGGTGAAACAACCTGTCAGCAGTGTTTATCCGGAAAAGACCAGGAATAAGTTTATTGCCGCATTACGGAGTTGTTCCGATGTACTTTGGACACTGGCACATCCGGAAGGATATTATGTATGGGAATACGATTGGGCGAAAGCTCCGAAGTTCGGCAATCGCGATAACAGGGAAGACCGCCTGACGATTTCTTTGAACGCAGAGGTTCCCGGAGCGACAATGATCGAGATTCGTGCCCGTTATGAGGACTGGGTACAGGGCAAGGCTTCCGAAGAGGCCAACTGGGTTGGTCCGGAATTCGGGAAGAAAGCAGGGGAATAA
- a CDS encoding SusC/RagA family TonB-linked outer membrane protein, whose amino-acid sequence MIHIKRNICLMAVSCALLAGIPVQSMAQTGRAARTQASQNNKITISGTVLDKTTNDPLIGVSVVVKGVANAGTITDMDGKFTLKLPYAEAPLVFSYLGYQPQEIVPGAKKDLTVLLQEDTKALQEVVVVGYTKQRKETMVGSVATITTKDLTQSPTANINNALAGRLPGLVVNQYAGGEPGVDQSELFIRGKATYGNQSAIVIVDGIERDMSYLAPDEIETFTILKDASATAAYGIRGANGVIVITTKRGKAAEKATVNLKASVGINQPIGFPEYLGSADYATLYNEARLNDAKMTGADISSLNLFSQQAIDNFRRAKGDNSDGLGYDWDYYDFAFKPGMQEDVSLSIRGGTDKVRYYVLANYFSQGGNYKYSNAGEYNSQTRFTRYNFRSNIDININRYLSTRLDLGARITDRNAPGTTAGRLMTICATQPPYLPILVEENSHPQNEEYIQQNSRGMLYGDNIYRYNILGELSRTGYLNEKNTYLNGSFAMNLDMGFLTKGLKAEVMFSYDASEGRWINRKLDTYKDGYREYPKYATFMPIEGSDAYMAGGHYTGAYKTGNKYDIDQTIGNGFSHNASDGRTYIQARVDYNRLFNDRHELTAMLLANRGNRTVNNELAYHSQGITGRFAYYYNQKYLMEFNFGYNGSENFAPDKRYGFFPAGSIGWVISEESFMKKASWIDFLKVRASYGLVGSDNVSSRFPYLAFYGSGSSYDFGNNFGTNVGGTSEGNLANESLTWEKARKLNVGIDFTTLNQRLALTVDAFYEYRFDIITDMNSDGIMGYPDIVGKDAALQNLGEVSNRGVDIELSWNDKIGKNFRYYIRPNLTFSRNRLEYKAEVARKNSWRKETGKRLYENFVYVFDHFVADQEEADRLNKIGYQPWGQLIPGDVVYKDLDRNGVIDDEDRTAMGNPRSPELMFGIPFGFQYKNFDFSVLLQGATKTSILLNGAAVFDFPQFEQDKIGRVKKMHLDRWTPETAATAKYPALHYGTHDNNKNGNSSLFLYDASYLRLKNVEIGYNVSPNWLRKFHVQQARIYVQGLNLLTFDKLGDVDIDPETKSGDGASWYPIQKVFNFGIDITF is encoded by the coding sequence ATGATACATATAAAAAGAAATATTTGTCTGATGGCTGTTTCTTGCGCTTTGCTGGCAGGTATCCCTGTACAAAGTATGGCGCAGACAGGCAGAGCCGCAAGGACACAGGCTTCGCAAAACAATAAGATAACGATATCGGGTACGGTATTGGATAAGACGACAAATGACCCGTTGATTGGTGTGTCTGTTGTGGTAAAAGGAGTAGCCAATGCGGGAACGATTACGGATATGGATGGTAAGTTTACGTTGAAGTTGCCATACGCGGAAGCTCCGCTGGTATTTTCTTACTTGGGTTATCAGCCGCAGGAAATTGTTCCCGGTGCCAAGAAAGACTTGACGGTCTTATTACAGGAAGATACGAAAGCCTTGCAGGAAGTTGTGGTGGTAGGTTACACCAAGCAACGCAAGGAAACGATGGTCGGCTCGGTAGCTACCATTACAACGAAAGACTTGACGCAAAGTCCGACCGCCAATATCAACAATGCACTTGCCGGACGTCTGCCGGGATTGGTTGTGAACCAATATGCGGGTGGTGAGCCGGGTGTTGACCAAAGTGAATTGTTCATCCGTGGTAAAGCTACTTACGGCAATCAGAGTGCTATTGTCATTGTTGACGGAATCGAACGCGACATGAGTTATCTGGCACCGGACGAGATTGAAACATTCACTATTCTGAAGGATGCTTCCGCGACTGCCGCTTACGGTATCCGTGGCGCGAACGGTGTAATCGTGATCACAACCAAACGTGGTAAGGCCGCCGAGAAAGCAACTGTAAACCTGAAAGCCTCTGTCGGTATCAACCAACCTATCGGATTCCCCGAATATTTGGGCTCTGCCGATTATGCTACCTTATATAATGAAGCGCGACTGAATGACGCCAAGATGACAGGCGCAGACATTAGCAGCCTGAATCTTTTCTCTCAACAGGCTATCGACAACTTCCGCCGTGCAAAAGGCGACAACTCCGACGGGCTGGGGTATGACTGGGATTATTATGATTTCGCCTTCAAACCGGGTATGCAGGAAGATGTCAGCCTTTCTATCCGTGGAGGTACGGACAAGGTGCGTTACTATGTGCTGGCTAATTATTTTTCACAGGGCGGTAACTACAAATATTCGAATGCCGGTGAATATAATTCGCAGACCAGATTTACCCGTTACAACTTCCGTTCGAATATTGACATTAATATTAACCGCTATCTGAGTACACGTCTCGACCTGGGTGCCCGTATTACCGACCGTAATGCACCGGGTACTACTGCCGGGCGACTGATGACTATCTGTGCTACGCAACCGCCGTATCTGCCTATCTTGGTAGAGGAGAACTCGCATCCGCAGAATGAAGAATATATTCAGCAGAACTCCCGGGGCATGCTGTATGGTGACAACATCTATCGCTATAATATATTAGGTGAGCTGAGCCGTACCGGTTATCTGAATGAGAAGAATACCTATCTGAACGGTAGCTTTGCCATGAACCTGGATATGGGATTCCTGACAAAAGGGCTGAAAGCGGAAGTGATGTTTTCTTATGATGCTTCCGAAGGACGCTGGATCAACCGCAAGCTGGATACTTATAAGGACGGATACCGTGAATATCCGAAATATGCGACGTTTATGCCGATTGAAGGTTCGGATGCCTATATGGCGGGCGGACATTATACCGGTGCTTACAAGACAGGTAATAAATACGACATCGACCAGACTATCGGCAACGGATTCAGCCATAATGCTTCCGACGGACGGACGTATATACAGGCACGTGTGGACTACAACCGTTTGTTCAACGACCGTCACGAACTGACAGCGATGTTGCTGGCAAACCGTGGCAACCGTACTGTTAATAATGAACTGGCTTATCATAGCCAGGGTATCACCGGACGTTTTGCCTATTATTATAATCAGAAGTACCTGATGGAGTTCAACTTCGGTTACAATGGTTCCGAGAACTTCGCTCCGGACAAACGTTACGGATTTTTCCCCGCAGGTTCTATCGGCTGGGTGATTTCGGAAGAGTCTTTTATGAAGAAGGCTTCCTGGATCGACTTCTTGAAGGTAAGGGCTTCTTATGGTTTGGTAGGTAGTGACAACGTGAGCAGCCGTTTCCCTTATTTAGCTTTCTACGGTAGTGGTAGCAGCTATGATTTCGGCAATAATTTCGGAACGAACGTGGGTGGTACTTCCGAAGGAAACCTGGCAAATGAAAGCCTGACTTGGGAGAAAGCCCGCAAGTTGAATGTAGGTATTGACTTTACTACCTTGAACCAGCGTTTGGCATTGACTGTCGATGCTTTCTATGAATATCGGTTCGATATTATTACGGATATGAATAGTGACGGTATCATGGGATATCCGGACATTGTAGGTAAGGATGCGGCTTTACAGAATTTGGGTGAGGTCAGCAACCGTGGTGTGGACATCGAATTGAGCTGGAACGACAAGATAGGAAAGAATTTCCGTTATTATATTCGTCCGAATCTGACCTTCTCCCGCAACCGCCTGGAATATAAGGCGGAAGTAGCCCGTAAGAACTCCTGGCGTAAAGAAACGGGTAAGCGCCTGTATGAGAACTTTGTCTATGTATTCGACCACTTTGTGGCCGATCAGGAAGAGGCCGACCGCTTGAATAAAATCGGTTATCAGCCATGGGGGCAGTTAATTCCGGGAGATGTCGTTTACAAGGATTTGGATCGCAATGGGGTGATTGACGATGAAGACCGTACGGCTATGGGAAATCCGCGTAGCCCGGAGCTTATGTTCGGTATTCCTTTCGGATTCCAGTATAAGAATTTCGACTTTAGTGTATTGTTGCAGGGAGCCACCAAAACATCTATCCTGTTGAATGGGGCTGCTGTATTTGACTTCCCGCAGTTCGAGCAAGATAAGATCGGGCGTGTGAAGAAGATGCATCTCGACCGTTGGACACCGGAAACGGCTGCTACGGCAAAATATCCGGCTTTGCACTACGGAACGCATGATAACAATAAGAATGGAAACAGCAGCCTGTTCTTGTATGACGCTTCCTACCTTCGTCTGAAGAATGTGGAAATCGGTTATAATGTATCGCCTAACTGGTTGCGTAAGTTCCATGTACAGCAGGCACGTATCTATGTGCAGGGCTTGAATCTGTTGACTTTTGATAAACTGGGTGATGTAGACATCGACCCGGAAACGAAGTCCGGTGACGGTGCTTCCTGGTATCCGATTCAAAAGGTATTCAACTTCGGTATTGATATTACATTCTAA
- a CDS encoding SusE domain-containing protein, with amino-acid sequence MRNNMITKNLIKFALLFFLIGVTACDNELNPGFDPDDYEAIVPPEPVRTMDAMASGERVVLSGASLTDIILKWTPTEKHGNTVYRYEVLIDTIGGDFTEPVETIFSDNNGLEPQLTLTHYQANTIGKLAKFRCNTNGTLRWKVRAYCGLDQAISSLEGYFVIFMMDGIDDMPSENEPVYITGIGTEDDGDEAEALQMLRQNEGIYQTFVQLKADQPFIFMSTVEGRRCYYYVDDNGVLRERNDGEEYTVTVPKSGIYRITINMGEQTISYDEIGAVYLYNHSGGYRQNFDYLGYGKWGVKNYTARKQTESWAGSGETRHSFKMEINGTTYRWGHKEKDKSQPNLATDAGYYNLYQLALGTDPWDYSFRYCDELLQWGAIQGNVYYATVKTDVTLYFNAEFGVYTHRWVASETNED; translated from the coding sequence ATGAGAAACAATATGATTACAAAGAACCTAATCAAATTTGCCCTGCTGTTTTTTCTTATCGGAGTGACGGCTTGTGACAATGAACTGAATCCGGGATTCGACCCGGACGATTATGAAGCGATTGTTCCTCCTGAACCAGTACGTACGATGGACGCTATGGCTAGCGGTGAACGAGTGGTGCTTTCGGGAGCTTCACTGACGGACATCATCCTGAAATGGACGCCTACTGAGAAACACGGTAATACAGTATATCGTTACGAAGTGCTGATTGATACGATTGGCGGGGATTTTACGGAGCCGGTAGAAACTATCTTTTCCGACAATAACGGCTTGGAACCTCAGCTTACTTTGACGCATTATCAGGCAAATACGATTGGCAAACTTGCCAAGTTTCGTTGCAACACAAACGGAACACTACGTTGGAAAGTACGTGCCTACTGTGGATTGGATCAGGCAATCAGTAGCCTGGAAGGTTATTTCGTGATATTTATGATGGACGGCATTGACGATATGCCTTCGGAGAATGAACCGGTTTATATCACAGGTATCGGTACGGAAGATGATGGGGACGAAGCGGAAGCGTTGCAGATGCTCCGGCAGAACGAAGGAATTTATCAGACTTTCGTTCAGTTGAAAGCAGACCAGCCGTTTATCTTTATGTCAACGGTAGAGGGACGCAGATGCTATTACTATGTAGACGACAATGGCGTGTTGCGCGAACGCAATGACGGTGAAGAGTATACGGTGACCGTTCCGAAGTCCGGCATTTACCGTATTACTATCAATATGGGTGAACAAACCATCAGTTATGATGAAATAGGAGCAGTCTATCTCTATAACCATTCGGGCGGATACCGGCAGAACTTCGACTACTTGGGATATGGCAAGTGGGGCGTGAAGAATTATACTGCACGGAAACAGACAGAAAGTTGGGCAGGAAGCGGTGAAACCCGTCATAGCTTTAAGATGGAAATCAACGGGACGACTTATCGTTGGGGACATAAGGAGAAAGATAAGAGTCAGCCCAACTTGGCTACCGATGCCGGCTATTACAACTTGTATCAATTGGCGTTGGGTACCGATCCTTGGGATTACAGTTTCCGTTATTGTGACGAACTGCTTCAGTGGGGCGCAATACAGGGAAATGTGTATTATGCAACGGTAAAAACAGATGTTACCCTTTATTTCAATGCTGAATTTGGAGTCTATACTCATCGTTGGGTGGCTTCGGAAACCAATGAAGATTAA
- a CDS encoding RagB/SusD family nutrient uptake outer membrane protein, translating into MKQLYRFSAIALSLLTLSFASCNDYLDRDDDDNITEADVFARYEKVNGLVSDVYAKAKKADRPLVFFEHFSNSAITDECEGTNVEGNITNNFNNGAWNPNSLPGSCGQYWESLYEGIRKANLIIENVAKYNTPDNPQQDGDLRNRIGEMYFMRGYFHMLLLRMYGEAPYIDYVVHAGDNMDFKKESVHTMVEKIVADAQTAYGMVPNKYVKTSENFGRVDKGACLGLISFVRWIVATPLWNGASQYGYNLRRVFENEYTYDINRWRRAKEAAKAVLDFEVGGTKRYSLYMKHDANDFKDPADGNLNDSRVYARLWDMFYDMDAFANEYVFFMTKSKDQAWQGDIYPPSREGSSRQQPVQEQVDEYEYIVGDYGYPVYSAEARKGGYDDANPYVKGTRDPRFYRDIIYHGAPYRNNKNESKTLNTASGSDKIGATNATTTGYYLRKFQQESWNKSGNFSINAPAIWRLPEFIYIYAEACNELGEDLDEAYKLVNTVRERSFMKPMPPEVKSNQQLMREYIQRERRVELFYEGKRPWTCRLYLEPTSKEELAKESLWKSSGSDNSKRTQKYWAANNGALPRCQRMINGMRPVQDENGAITVDGVKYRMERFCVEERTFSIQHYLFPIRQSELQKTPSIEQNPGW; encoded by the coding sequence ATGAAACAGTTATATAGATTTTCAGCAATCGCTTTATCGCTTCTAACGTTGTCTTTCGCTTCGTGCAATGATTACCTCGACCGGGATGATGATGACAACATTACGGAAGCGGATGTGTTTGCCCGTTATGAGAAAGTAAACGGACTGGTATCGGATGTGTATGCCAAGGCGAAGAAAGCCGACCGTCCGCTGGTGTTTTTCGAACACTTCAGTAACAGTGCCATTACGGACGAATGTGAAGGTACTAACGTAGAAGGGAATATTACGAATAACTTCAATAACGGTGCCTGGAACCCGAACTCCTTGCCGGGTAGCTGCGGTCAGTACTGGGAAAGTTTGTATGAAGGAATCCGTAAGGCGAACTTGATTATAGAAAATGTGGCGAAGTATAATACGCCCGATAATCCTCAACAGGACGGTGACTTGCGTAACCGTATCGGGGAAATGTATTTCATGCGCGGTTATTTCCATATGTTGCTGTTGCGTATGTACGGAGAAGCTCCGTATATTGACTATGTAGTTCATGCCGGAGATAATATGGATTTCAAGAAGGAGTCTGTTCATACGATGGTGGAAAAAATTGTTGCGGACGCACAGACTGCGTATGGTATGGTGCCCAATAAATACGTGAAGACCTCTGAAAACTTCGGGCGTGTGGATAAGGGTGCTTGCCTGGGACTGATTTCCTTTGTCCGCTGGATAGTGGCGACTCCGCTGTGGAATGGAGCTTCCCAATATGGATACAACTTGCGTCGTGTGTTCGAGAATGAATATACGTATGACATCAACCGGTGGAGAAGGGCGAAGGAAGCGGCTAAGGCTGTACTGGATTTTGAAGTTGGTGGTACAAAGCGTTATTCTCTTTATATGAAACATGACGCAAATGATTTCAAAGACCCGGCGGACGGCAACTTGAATGATAGCCGTGTGTATGCCCGCCTGTGGGATATGTTCTATGATATGGATGCGTTTGCCAACGAGTATGTGTTCTTTATGACGAAGAGCAAGGACCAGGCCTGGCAGGGAGATATTTATCCGCCCAGCCGAGAGGGAAGTTCCCGTCAGCAGCCTGTACAGGAACAGGTGGACGAGTATGAATATATCGTAGGTGATTACGGTTATCCTGTATATTCGGCGGAAGCGCGCAAAGGCGGTTATGATGATGCGAATCCGTATGTGAAGGGAACTCGTGACCCACGTTTCTATCGGGATATTATCTATCACGGTGCTCCTTACCGCAACAATAAGAATGAATCGAAAACACTGAATACTGCCAGTGGTTCTGATAAGATAGGAGCAACTAATGCGACGACTACCGGATATTACTTGCGCAAATTCCAGCAGGAGTCCTGGAACAAATCCGGTAACTTCAGTATCAATGCGCCTGCTATCTGGCGCCTGCCTGAATTTATCTATATCTATGCGGAGGCTTGCAATGAGCTGGGAGAGGATTTGGATGAGGCTTATAAATTGGTAAATACCGTCCGCGAACGTTCGTTCATGAAACCGATGCCACCGGAAGTTAAGTCCAATCAGCAGTTGATGCGTGAATATATTCAGCGTGAACGTCGTGTGGAGCTCTTCTATGAAGGCAAACGTCCCTGGACTTGCCGTTTGTATCTGGAACCGACGAGCAAAGAAGAATTGGCTAAAGAGAGTCTTTGGAAATCCAGCGGCAGCGACAACTCAAAACGTACGCAGAAATACTGGGCGGCAAACAACGGAGCGTTGCCCCGTTGCCAAAGGATGATTAACGGAATGCGTCCGGTGCAGGATGAGAATGGTGCTATTACTGTAGACGGTGTAAAATATAGAATGGAACGTTTCTGTGTGGAAGAACGTACGTTCTCCATCCAGCATTATCTGTTCCCGATTCGGCAGAGCGAATTGCAGAAGACACCGTCTATTGAGCAGAATCCGGGATGGTAA
- a CDS encoding LamG-like jellyroll fold domain-containing protein, with product MKRKLSFLFLSALALPFFMVSCSDDKEEQEVKPATDLVVDNNSVTLLQGDEITVGITSGNGDYYVKPFDESIATATVSGNKVTIKATENSRLEENNRIETTVLVVDGRKKVARIQVQVAKLWDLTADVPEEGFDLFIGEKRMVKILTGNGNYEISIPEGADKYIEVGELSGQVFPVTAKFETGAEPVEITITDKKGKTVVIPVVVNIVDLTLKANEAVFAEPDAESQYIEIEKGNGGYSFTYQVGDGEPTTEATVVEATEKENLITLKPKARGDVKVIVTDQKGSSKEIAVKVNPYEIKLEDNATSLTINGFDNSKEIAISRGNGEYQLAPLTDDNRKYLKSAEIDENGHLKIEANWLGTTTLIITDAAGKKLDLPVTVMPMATFLDSDRCFKIDIKKFVEGNQALDNMQQLTFEMVFYPTYSRALQSFIGLEGVFLLRCESNGDTDLRFEIATKIHKDPNNLNGDKYNDPRFRSQQKMGNDRQGNGKWYHIAIVFDGTQGSTKEAYKMYINGVRETLTPASSDYEDVRPDPYLVLSSVSGDNALMIGRSGNSEFRLGYCAVAQARMWKVARTAEQIKEDMCKYYSQEEAKANTDLLGYWIPSNGVGDISVFKNYGSAGDGLDAVVYNNGKSISPVTFPDRYKRVECPHSY from the coding sequence ATGAAAAGGAAACTTAGTTTTTTATTCCTGTCAGCATTGGCCCTTCCATTTTTTATGGTTTCGTGCAGTGATGATAAAGAAGAACAGGAGGTGAAGCCGGCAACTGACTTGGTGGTCGATAATAATTCGGTGACACTACTGCAAGGAGACGAAATTACGGTAGGTATTACTTCCGGTAATGGAGATTATTATGTGAAACCATTTGATGAAAGTATAGCGACAGCTACGGTCAGTGGTAATAAAGTAACAATTAAAGCTACGGAGAATAGCCGGCTTGAAGAAAATAACCGCATCGAAACAACTGTATTAGTAGTAGACGGACGCAAGAAAGTGGCTAGGATTCAGGTTCAGGTAGCCAAACTCTGGGACTTGACGGCAGATGTACCGGAAGAAGGCTTCGATTTGTTTATCGGTGAAAAAAGAATGGTGAAAATCCTGACTGGTAATGGTAATTATGAGATTTCCATTCCCGAAGGTGCCGACAAGTATATCGAAGTGGGCGAACTCTCCGGTCAGGTATTCCCCGTAACTGCCAAATTTGAAACAGGAGCAGAACCTGTCGAAATTACGATTACTGATAAAAAAGGTAAGACGGTAGTTATTCCTGTGGTAGTAAATATCGTTGACTTGACGCTGAAAGCCAACGAAGCGGTTTTTGCGGAGCCGGATGCCGAGTCTCAGTATATCGAGATTGAAAAAGGGAATGGTGGATATAGCTTTACTTATCAGGTGGGAGACGGCGAACCGACTACGGAGGCTACCGTTGTAGAAGCTACCGAGAAAGAGAATCTGATTACACTGAAGCCGAAAGCAAGAGGGGATGTAAAGGTGATTGTGACTGATCAGAAAGGTTCGTCAAAAGAAATTGCGGTAAAGGTAAATCCGTATGAAATCAAGTTGGAAGATAATGCGACTTCATTAACTATCAACGGATTTGATAATTCAAAAGAGATTGCAATTTCCCGTGGTAACGGTGAATATCAGTTAGCGCCATTGACGGATGATAATAGGAAGTACTTGAAATCAGCGGAAATAGATGAAAACGGTCATCTGAAAATTGAAGCTAACTGGCTGGGAACTACTACGCTTATAATTACGGATGCTGCCGGGAAGAAGTTGGACTTACCGGTTACTGTCATGCCGATGGCAACCTTCCTCGACTCTGACCGTTGCTTTAAGATTGACATCAAGAAATTTGTAGAGGGTAACCAGGCTTTGGATAATATGCAACAACTTACTTTTGAGATGGTATTTTATCCGACATACTCACGTGCTTTGCAGTCGTTTATCGGGTTGGAAGGTGTTTTCCTGCTTCGTTGCGAATCCAATGGGGATACTGATTTGCGCTTTGAAATAGCTACCAAAATCCATAAAGATCCCAATAATTTGAATGGGGATAAATACAATGACCCCCGTTTCCGCAGTCAGCAGAAAATGGGCAATGACCGTCAGGGAAACGGGAAATGGTATCATATCGCTATTGTGTTTGATGGAACACAGGGCAGTACAAAGGAGGCTTACAAGATGTATATCAATGGTGTGCGTGAAACGCTGACTCCTGCAAGCAGTGATTATGAAGATGTACGGCCCGATCCGTATTTGGTTCTTTCTTCCGTATCCGGTGATAACGCCTTGATGATTGGACGTTCGGGTAATAGTGAATTCCGTTTGGGATATTGTGCCGTTGCTCAGGCGCGTATGTGGAAAGTTGCCCGTACTGCAGAGCAGATAAAAGAGGATATGTGTAAATACTACTCTCAGGAAGAAGCTAAGGCGAATACTGATTTATTGGGTTATTGGATACCGTCTAATGGTGTTGGTGATATCAGTGTTTTCAAGAACTATGGTTCTGCAGGCGACGGATTGGATGCAGTGGTTTATAACAACGGTAAGAGTATAAGTCCTGTCACTTTCCCTGACCGCTACAAACGAGTGGAATGTCCTCATTCATACTAA